In Desulfofustis limnaeus, the genomic stretch GCCCGGTATCACCGGTATGGTAGACGGTAATCCCATCAATGGTGAGCAGCACACCGGCTGCGAGACCGCCGTAGGTATTGTCAGGCGTCATCGAGCCGTGATGGGCGATGGTGAATTTCAGCCGACCAAAGGGAAACTGATGGGCTCCGCCGATATGCATGTTATGGGCCCGGAAACCTTTGTCGATACAGTAATTGGCCAGTTCATGAACGCAAATAAACAGCGAATCGCACCGTTTTGCGATCTTGAAGGCGTCACCGACATGATCGCCATGGGCATGGGTCAAGACGATGAAATCCGCCCGCACATCACCTGATTTGACGGGGGACGTGGGATTGTCGTCAAGAAACGGATCAATCAGCAGAACAAGACCCGAATCAGTGGTAATTTGAAAGGATGAATGGGAAAAATAGCGCAGTTTCATGACAACCTCCTCTCTTGGTTCTGTATCGGCTCCGCCAGCCGCTGCATGGATACCCGAACGATCGTCTTTGGTTAGAGGTCTTCGCCCCGCTCTCTTGAGCTTAGCAGCAACCACCGGCCAATTCAATTGCTTTGTCCAGGGCCGTAGGGTACAAGTGAGGCAACAGGAAAAACCAGTGGTGGCCTCAGAAGGCCAGGTCGCCCTCAGCCTCGGCTCATGGACAGGTACCCGGACTTCGCTTCTTTGCAACGACACGAAAGCGACTACTCGATAGAGTGCTGCGATCGGGGCGCCCCGGTCACCATTCTGGCACCGCACGGTGGCGCCATAGAACCGCATACCGCCGAGATCGCCCGGGTGATTGCCGGCACCGACCACAATTATTTTCTCTTCATCGGCCGTAAGCCCCAACGTAATCGGGACCTCCATATCACCAGTCACCGCTGGGACGAACCACAATCGGTTGCCCTGGTGGCCCGCTCCACGGTGGTGGTTACCGTGCACGGTACGGCAACCGCCGAACCACTTGTCGTCCTCGGCGGTCGCGATATCCGGCTACGGGAGCTGATCGCCACCCAACTGACCGAACACCACCTGCTCTGCCGTCCGGCCACCTCCCGTAACAGCGGCCTGCACCCGGCCAACATCTGTAACCGCGGCCGGACCGGACAAGGAGTGCAACTGGAAATTGCCCGGACGCTGCGCGACTCCCCGGCCTGCTGGCCGCACCTTGCCGCGGCCGTCCGCACTGCCATCAGTCGGCATTTCCAGATGCTGCTTAAAGAAACATCTTGCCCGGATTCATCACCCCCTGCGGACCACACCGTTGCTTGATCTGCGGGATGAGCCTCTGGGTCTCTCCCTGACTCAAGACCTATCCACCTGCGGTGCGACACCGGGCGATCGCTCCCTTTGCCGGATTCTGAGCGTCAGTCGCTTCCTGCACCCACCTGATCAGTAACCGATATTGCGTTCAAATTCCTTCAACCGCTTATGGATCGAGCGCAACTCGGTGATGGTGGTCCAGTTGGCAATGAATATGGAAAACGATTCCCGCACTTTGCTGAACGCATTGGAGACTTGGACCAGGACCCCGAGGGTGATCAGCCCGGTGAAGAGCCCAGGCCCCATGATCAGATAAGGAACGATGATCATCAGCTGCTCGAAAAAATTGACCCAGATATCGAAATACCCGTAATGGAGAAAGAGCCGGTGGTAGTTGAACTTCAGCCCGGTAAACAACTCCACCAGGGTCTCCGTCTTGCCGTAATTGATTTTGTCGTCCTCAGCATAGACCAGTTCCTTGCGAAATGCCGCCTCGACCTTTTGGTTATTGTACTCCAGGCCCGGCAGCTTAATGCCGACGAACCAGGAGATGAACAGGCCGCCAATCGATACCAGCAGGGCAACCCAGACCAGGCTGCCCGGTATATCCTTGATCCAGGGCAGGTCAACGCCGGAACTGAGCCCCCAAAGAATCGGGAGAAAGGCGATCAAGGTCAGGAGCGCTCTGACCACCTGCAGACCGAGGCTTTCAAAAATTCGTGCAAACCGGTAAATATCTTCCTGGATTCGCTGGCTGGCGCCCTCCACCTCCTGCTCCACGGTCTGCCATTTACTCACGTAGGAAAAAGTCATCGCCTCCCGCCAACGAAACGCATAGACCCGGGTAACATAAGCGGTGGCGGTGGCTATCAGCACGTAGGGAAAAGCTATCTCGG encodes the following:
- a CDS encoding metal-dependent hydrolase — its product is MKLRYFSHSSFQITTDSGLVLLIDPFLDDNPTSPVKSGDVRADFIVLTHAHGDHVGDAFKIAKRCDSLFICVHELANYCIDKGFRAHNMHIGGAHQFPFGRLKFTIAHHGSMTPDNTYGGLAAGVLLTIDGITVYHTGDTGLFYDMKLIGEMNRIDYMLLPIGDNFTMGIDDAVKAVELAQPGLAIPMHYDTFSVIGADPEEFKRKVEAHGQNAQVLAYGQEMVLTAQ
- a CDS encoding poly-gamma-glutamate hydrolase family protein, coding for MDRYPDFASLQRHESDYSIECCDRGAPVTILAPHGGAIEPHTAEIARVIAGTDHNYFLFIGRKPQRNRDLHITSHRWDEPQSVALVARSTVVVTVHGTATAEPLVVLGGRDIRLRELIATQLTEHHLLCRPATSRNSGLHPANICNRGRTGQGVQLEIARTLRDSPACWPHLAAAVRTAISRHFQMLLKETSCPDSSPPADHTVA
- a CDS encoding putative transporter, with translation MFRSFFRSRRWFLWAYGGGFGLLLSLYVQVRLTVAINEWYGGFYNMLQRATEHEVAEFWQEMVTFAEIAFPYVLIATATAYVTRVYAFRWREAMTFSYVSKWQTVEQEVEGASQRIQEDIYRFARIFESLGLQVVRALLTLIAFLPILWGLSSGVDLPWIKDIPGSLVWVALLVSIGGLFISWFVGIKLPGLEYNNQKVEAAFRKELVYAEDDKINYGKTETLVELFTGLKFNYHRLFLHYGYFDIWVNFFEQLMIIVPYLIMGPGLFTGLITLGVLVQVSNAFSKVRESFSIFIANWTTITELRSIHKRLKEFERNIGY